In one window of Polaromonas naphthalenivorans CJ2 DNA:
- a CDS encoding 3-hydroxyacyl-CoA dehydrogenase translates to MDIAGKVFIVTGGASGLGEGTARMLVANGGKVVIADMQAEKGEAIAKELGDGVAAFVKCDVSQEADGQAVVAKAVSMGKLMGLVNCAGIAPGEKTIGKNGAHTLATFTKTITVNLVGSFNMIRLAAEAMAKNEPEATGERGVLISTASVAAYDGQMGQAAYSASKGGVVGMTLPIARDLARNGIRNMTIAPGIFGTPMMFGMPQDVQDSLAAAVPFPSRLGTPLDYSKLAKHIFENDMLNGEVIRLDGAIRLAPR, encoded by the coding sequence ATGGACATCGCAGGCAAAGTATTCATCGTCACCGGTGGCGCATCAGGTCTGGGTGAAGGCACTGCGCGCATGCTGGTCGCCAACGGCGGCAAGGTCGTGATTGCCGACATGCAGGCTGAAAAAGGCGAAGCCATCGCCAAGGAACTGGGCGACGGCGTTGCCGCTTTCGTCAAGTGCGACGTGAGCCAGGAAGCCGACGGCCAGGCCGTGGTGGCCAAGGCCGTGTCCATGGGCAAGCTGATGGGCCTGGTCAACTGCGCCGGCATCGCGCCCGGCGAGAAAACCATCGGCAAAAACGGCGCGCACACGCTGGCGACCTTCACCAAGACCATCACCGTCAACCTGGTGGGCAGCTTCAACATGATCCGCCTGGCCGCCGAAGCCATGGCCAAAAACGAACCCGAAGCCACCGGCGAGCGCGGCGTCTTGATTTCCACCGCCTCCGTCGCCGCCTACGACGGCCAGATGGGCCAAGCCGCCTACAGCGCTTCCAAGGGCGGCGTGGTCGGCATGACGCTGCCCATTGCCCGCGACCTCGCGCGCAACGGCATCCGCAACATGACGATTGCCCCCGGCATTTTCGGCACGCCGATGATGTTCGGCATGCCGCAGGACGTGCAGGACTCGCTGGCCGCCGCCGTGCCCTTCCCTTCGCGCCTGGGCACCCCGCTGGACTACTCCAAGCTGGCCAAGCACATTTTTGAAAACGACATGCTCAACGGCGAAGTGATCCGCCTGGACGGCGCGATTCGACTGGCACCGCGCTAA
- a CDS encoding Fe(3+) ABC transporter substrate-binding protein — protein sequence MIKRAPIFTGLALAAAALFGAAGSASAQEQVVNLYSARHYQTDEALYSNFTKATGIKVNRVDADDAGILARLKAEGAASPADVILLVDAARLWKGDVDGLFKPIKSPALEAAIPVNLRAKAGAEGTTWFGFSTRARVVVYDKMKVKKADVDTYEELADPKNKGLLCTRSGAHPYNLSLFSAVTEHLGEAKTEQWLKGLVANMARDPKGGDTDQIKAVASGECGVALTNSYYLARIMRSNAPEDKLVADRIGVVFPNQESWGTHVNIAGAAVAKNSKNTANAVKFMEYLASPDAQNYFANGNNEWPAVPGVQLSNPALKAMTGGSFKSETIPVSAIGYNQTKVQQMLDRVGYK from the coding sequence ATGATCAAAAGAGCGCCAATTTTTACCGGTCTTGCCCTTGCTGCCGCTGCCTTGTTCGGTGCCGCCGGCAGTGCAAGCGCCCAGGAACAGGTTGTCAACCTGTATTCTGCCCGCCACTACCAGACCGACGAGGCGCTGTACAGCAACTTCACCAAGGCCACCGGCATCAAGGTGAACCGGGTGGATGCTGACGATGCCGGCATCCTGGCGCGTCTCAAGGCCGAAGGCGCGGCGTCGCCAGCCGACGTGATTTTGCTCGTTGACGCCGCCCGCCTCTGGAAAGGCGATGTGGACGGCCTGTTCAAGCCGATCAAGTCGCCCGCGCTTGAAGCGGCCATTCCGGTCAACCTGCGCGCCAAGGCAGGCGCCGAAGGCACGACCTGGTTCGGTTTCTCAACCCGCGCCCGCGTCGTGGTGTACGACAAGATGAAGGTCAAGAAGGCCGACGTTGACACCTACGAAGAACTCGCCGATCCGAAAAACAAGGGCCTGCTGTGCACCCGTTCAGGCGCGCATCCCTACAACCTGTCGCTGTTTTCGGCCGTCACCGAGCACTTGGGCGAGGCCAAGACCGAGCAGTGGCTCAAGGGCCTGGTCGCCAACATGGCGCGCGACCCCAAGGGCGGCGACACCGACCAGATCAAGGCCGTGGCCAGCGGTGAATGCGGCGTGGCGCTGACCAACTCGTACTACCTGGCGCGCATCATGCGCTCGAACGCCCCCGAGGACAAGCTGGTGGCTGACCGCATCGGCGTGGTGTTCCCGAACCAGGAAAGCTGGGGAACGCACGTCAACATCGCCGGTGCCGCCGTCGCCAAAAACTCCAAGAACACGGCCAATGCCGTCAAGTTCATGGAATACCTGGCCAGCCCCGATGCGCAAAACTATTTTGCCAACGGCAACAACGAATGGCCTGCCGTGCCCGGCGTGCAGCTGAGCAACCCGGCGCTCAAGGCGATGACCGGCGGCAGCTTCAAGTCGGAAACCATTCCGGTCAGCGCCATTGGCTACAACCAGACCAAAGTCCAGCAGATGCTGGACCGCGTGGGCTACAAATAA
- a CDS encoding patatin-like phospholipase family protein, with the protein MLGWLAKLVLPALLVAGCTSTPVAPVKPVAPDVGTAPALRKPLKIGLALGGGAARGFAHVGVIAVLEEAGLRPQVVVGTSAGSLVAAIYATGKTSAQLQQTALGMEEVAITDWMLPIIGKGMFRGDALGRYVNQLVGGRLIENMVIPLGIVATDLNSGKAVLFRSGDTGTAVRASSAVPAVFVPVKISGHEYVDGGLVSPVPVRFARQMGADVVIAVDISSPPEGNPAEGTLQILLQTFAIMGKSINQYELREADVVVRPSLVGLKSADFSARKLAIDSGRAAMLAALPALKAKLAAGMLAVP; encoded by the coding sequence ATGCTGGGGTGGCTGGCAAAACTGGTGCTTCCTGCCTTGCTGGTCGCGGGCTGCACTTCGACGCCGGTGGCGCCCGTCAAGCCGGTTGCGCCGGATGTCGGCACGGCGCCAGCCCTCAGGAAGCCGCTGAAGATCGGCTTGGCGCTGGGCGGCGGCGCGGCGCGCGGTTTTGCCCATGTCGGCGTGATTGCGGTGCTTGAAGAGGCTGGGCTCAGGCCGCAGGTCGTGGTGGGCACATCGGCCGGCAGCCTGGTCGCGGCGATTTACGCCACCGGCAAGACCAGCGCCCAGCTGCAGCAGACCGCGCTCGGCATGGAAGAGGTGGCCATTACCGACTGGATGCTGCCGATTATTGGCAAGGGCATGTTTCGCGGTGATGCGCTGGGCCGCTATGTCAACCAGCTGGTGGGCGGGCGGCTGATCGAGAACATGGTGATTCCGCTGGGCATCGTGGCCACCGACCTCAACAGCGGCAAGGCGGTGCTGTTTCGCAGCGGCGACACCGGCACGGCGGTGCGGGCGTCCAGCGCGGTGCCGGCGGTGTTCGTGCCGGTGAAGATCAGCGGCCATGAATACGTCGATGGCGGCCTGGTGTCGCCGGTGCCGGTGCGCTTTGCCCGGCAGATGGGCGCCGACGTGGTGATTGCCGTGGACATTTCGAGTCCGCCCGAGGGCAACCCGGCCGAAGGCACGCTGCAGATTTTGCTGCAGACCTTTGCCATCATGGGAAAAAGCATCAACCAGTACGAACTCAGGGAAGCCGATGTGGTGGTGCGGCCTTCGCTGGTTGGCTTGAAGAGCGCCGATTTTTCGGCCCGCAAGCTGGCCATCGATTCGGGCCGGGCGGCGATGCTGGCGGCGCTTCCGGCGCTGAAGGCGAAGCTGGCCGCCGGCATGCTGGCTGTTCCTTGA
- the phaP gene encoding phasin family protein (Members of this family are phasins (small proteins associated with inclusions such as PHA granules). Note that several different families of phasins have been named PhaP despite very little sequence similarity to each other.): MLTAEQLMASHKANIETLFGLTQKAFEGVEKLVELNVQATKAALAETANNAQAVLNAKDAQELLALQASMVQPLAEKTAAYSRHLYDIAQSAGAEFSKTLEGQTAEAQKKFADLVESATQNAPAGSETAVTMMKSAMTAANSAFESVQKAVKQAGDMAETNFNTVSESAVNASKSVSKKR, encoded by the coding sequence ATGCTGACCGCTGAACAACTCATGGCCTCCCACAAAGCCAACATCGAAACCCTGTTTGGTTTGACCCAAAAGGCCTTCGAAGGCGTCGAAAAGCTGGTTGAACTGAATGTTCAAGCCACCAAGGCTGCACTGGCCGAAACCGCCAACAACGCGCAAGCCGTGCTGAACGCGAAAGACGCACAAGAACTGTTGGCCCTGCAAGCCAGCATGGTCCAGCCCCTGGCTGAAAAAACCGCTGCCTACAGCCGTCACCTGTATGACATCGCCCAATCCGCCGGTGCTGAATTCAGCAAGACGCTTGAAGGCCAGACCGCTGAAGCCCAGAAGAAGTTTGCCGACCTGGTTGAAAGCGCCACGCAAAATGCACCTGCCGGTTCCGAAACCGCAGTGACCATGATGAAAAGCGCCATGACCGCTGCCAACTCCGCCTTCGAGTCGGTGCAAAAAGCCGTCAAGCAAGCCGGCGACATGGCCGAAACCAACTTCAACACGGTATCCGAATCCGCCGTGAACGCTTCCAAAAGCGTTTCCAAGAAGCGTTAA
- a CDS encoding histone deacetylase family protein, whose translation MQAFYADNFVLPLPTGHRFPMRKYKLLRERLVSELPAVRMMQAPAASDGELALVHAPAYIQAITHGTLPAPAQREIGFPWSEGMAERARRSAGATVAAARRALGLAPGSRPEGIAANLAGGTHHAYAHKGGGFCVFNDAAVAARLMQAEWARQHRQARQPLQVAVIDLDVHQGNGTASIFAGDASVFTLSLHGEKNFPFRKEASDLDVELPDGCLDAPYLQALEHALDELERRFEPGLVLFLAGADPFAGDRLGRLSLSFDGLEARDRRVFDWAWQRRIPLAFSMAGGYGVNIDETVQVQMNTYRVALAYWQKWQSAR comes from the coding sequence GTGCAAGCTTTCTACGCCGACAACTTTGTTTTGCCGCTGCCCACCGGGCACCGCTTTCCCATGCGCAAATACAAGCTGCTGCGCGAGCGCCTGGTCAGCGAACTGCCGGCGGTGCGGATGATGCAGGCACCGGCCGCCAGCGATGGCGAACTGGCCCTGGTGCATGCGCCTGCCTATATACAGGCCATCACCCACGGCACGCTGCCTGCGCCGGCCCAGCGCGAGATCGGATTTCCCTGGAGCGAAGGCATGGCCGAGCGCGCGCGCCGTTCGGCCGGCGCCACCGTGGCGGCGGCGCGCAGGGCGCTTGGGCTGGCTCCAGGTTCGCGTCCTGAAGGCATCGCGGCCAACCTGGCCGGCGGCACGCACCATGCCTATGCCCACAAGGGCGGCGGGTTTTGCGTTTTCAACGATGCGGCGGTGGCCGCCCGGCTGATGCAGGCCGAATGGGCGCGCCAGCATCGCCAGGCCAGGCAGCCGCTGCAGGTCGCGGTGATTGACCTCGATGTCCACCAGGGCAATGGCACGGCCAGCATTTTTGCCGGCGACGCCAGCGTGTTCACGCTGTCGCTGCACGGTGAAAAGAATTTTCCGTTCCGCAAGGAAGCCAGCGACCTGGATGTCGAGCTGCCCGACGGCTGCCTGGACGCGCCCTACCTGCAGGCGCTGGAGCATGCCCTGGACGAGCTGGAGCGGCGCTTCGAGCCCGGCCTGGTCCTGTTTTTGGCGGGCGCCGACCCGTTTGCAGGCGACCGGCTGGGGCGGTTGAGCCTGAGCTTTGACGGGCTCGAAGCGCGCGACCGCCGCGTCTTTGACTGGGCCTGGCAGCGCCGCATTCCGCTGGCTTTTTCGATGGCGGGCGGCTACGGCGTCAACATCGATGAAACCGTGCAGGTGCAGATGAACACCTACCGGGTGGCGCTGGCGTATTGGCAGAAATGGCAATCGGCGCGCTGA
- a CDS encoding acyl-CoA thioesterase: MTLTPRPQAEYRHAYKAFRAIGTRWSDNDLYGHVNNVVYYSWFDTAVNGLLIERGALDIHAGSVIGLVVETQCNYFLPLAFPEPVVAGIRVAHIGASSVRYEVALFAADESLSCAAKGHFIHVYVDRATRRPAVLPPELLSVLELLK, encoded by the coding sequence ATGACCCTGACTCCACGCCCCCAGGCCGAATACCGCCATGCCTACAAAGCTTTTCGCGCCATCGGCACCCGCTGGTCCGACAACGACCTGTACGGCCATGTCAACAACGTCGTTTATTACAGCTGGTTTGACACCGCCGTCAACGGCCTGCTGATCGAGCGCGGCGCGCTCGACATCCATGCCGGCAGCGTGATTGGCCTGGTGGTTGAAACCCAATGCAACTATTTTTTGCCGCTGGCCTTTCCCGAACCCGTGGTCGCCGGCATTCGCGTGGCGCACATCGGCGCGTCCAGCGTGCGTTACGAGGTCGCGCTGTTTGCCGCTGACGAAAGCCTGTCGTGCGCCGCCAAAGGCCATTTCATCCATGTGTATGTGGACCGCGCCACGCGCCGGCCCGCCGTCTTGCCCCCTGAATTATTGTCTGTACTGGAGCTGCTGAAGTGA
- a CDS encoding nitroreductase has translation MAGDFAPDDAPASACQPPVNAVDHAIESRQSMREFLPTPVPRATILHLLELASRAPSGTNTQPWKAYVLQGASKDSLSEKVCQAHDALRDNPALASEYREEYDYYPEKWVSPYIDRRRENGWGLYGLLGITKGDKDKMHAQHQRNYRFFDAPVGLMFTLDRVMGRGSLLDYGMFMENFMIAARGHGLHTCPQAAWNGFAKIILPHIGAGEGEMLVCGISLGYADESALVNTFRTPRVSAAEFTTWLD, from the coding sequence GTGGCTGGCGATTTTGCCCCTGACGATGCGCCTGCCAGCGCCTGCCAGCCGCCCGTCAACGCGGTGGATCATGCGATAGAAAGCCGTCAGTCGATGCGCGAGTTTTTGCCGACGCCGGTGCCCCGGGCAACCATCCTGCATCTGCTCGAACTCGCCAGCCGCGCCCCGTCGGGCACGAACACCCAGCCGTGGAAAGCCTATGTGCTGCAGGGCGCCAGCAAGGACAGCTTGAGCGAGAAGGTCTGCCAGGCGCATGACGCGCTGCGCGACAACCCGGCGCTGGCTTCCGAATACAGGGAAGAGTACGACTACTACCCGGAAAAATGGGTGTCGCCTTACATTGACCGCCGGCGCGAAAACGGCTGGGGCCTGTATGGGCTGCTGGGCATCACCAAGGGCGACAAGGACAAGATGCATGCGCAGCACCAGCGCAACTACCGGTTTTTCGATGCGCCGGTGGGCCTGATGTTCACGCTGGACCGGGTGATGGGCCGGGGCTCGCTGCTGGACTACGGCATGTTCATGGAAAACTTCATGATCGCCGCGCGCGGCCACGGCCTGCACACCTGCCCGCAGGCCGCGTGGAACGGCTTTGCGAAAATCATCCTGCCGCACATCGGCGCGGGCGAGGGCGAGATGCTGGTGTGCGGCATTTCACTGGGCTATGCCGACGAATCGGCGCTCGTCAACACCTTTCGCACGCCGCGCGTGAGCGCGGCGGAGTTCACGACCTGGCTAGATTGA
- a CDS encoding ABC transporter permease, producing MTFSVVQLLGGLSYATTLFLMAAGLTLIFGVTRIVNFAHGSFFMLGALFTAHWVTNWFPAWGESGLLYLIAIFLGAACAGLAGAIAEYLLLRRMSDAPELYQLVATFGLTLAMHDAMQWGFGPDEVFAPRFPGLKGSVQIGDEFFPVYQLAMIALGPLVWLGLHVLLRRSLFGQRLRAATQDRSMLAALGVNPRPLMLGAVVLGCALAGLGGALQLPREPAHLQMDMNVIVETFVVVVTGGLGSIGGAFVAALLIGLVHAFGTAAFPQATLVVVFLTMAVVLVFRPQGLKGSSPEQGGHREAAQKFRGLRLGRAWTSVIALAFVLLAGLAWSGGAYWQTLAADALILMIFGISLQSMMALGGLVSFGHAAFFALGAYGAALSHSLWGATLPVALATGCGAALAVAGVFGAAVVRSSGVYLAMLSLALAQVVWAGAAQWVSLTGGDNGLIGLALVTDDGRPVFYALLVALALIAVFALRFLSRSVMGAALQAVRDAPLRAAASGLSVGWLKYRVFVESAVLAGLAGGLFAAHKGAVFPSLAAVSTSVDALLVVLLGGVHQLWGAVVGSLVLTYASAELGREVTYWRGLLGVFIMLIMVASPSGLLGLLSRLAGRRQRAIAGSR from the coding sequence GTGACTTTTTCCGTCGTCCAGCTGCTCGGCGGACTGTCTTATGCCACGACGCTGTTCCTGATGGCGGCGGGGCTGACGCTGATTTTCGGCGTCACGCGCATCGTCAATTTCGCGCATGGCAGTTTTTTCATGCTGGGCGCGCTGTTCACCGCGCACTGGGTGACGAACTGGTTTCCGGCCTGGGGCGAAAGTGGGCTGCTGTACCTGATTGCTATTTTTTTAGGAGCTGCCTGCGCAGGACTGGCGGGCGCAATAGCCGAATATCTCTTGTTGCGGCGAATGTCGGACGCCCCCGAGCTGTACCAGCTGGTCGCCACCTTCGGCCTCACGCTGGCGATGCATGACGCGATGCAGTGGGGCTTCGGGCCGGACGAGGTGTTTGCGCCGCGTTTTCCGGGGCTCAAGGGCTCGGTGCAGATCGGCGACGAATTTTTCCCCGTGTACCAGCTGGCGATGATTGCGCTCGGGCCGCTGGTCTGGCTGGGCCTGCATGTGCTGCTTCGCCGTTCGCTGTTTGGTCAGCGCCTGCGCGCCGCCACGCAGGACCGCTCGATGCTGGCCGCGCTGGGCGTCAACCCCAGGCCGCTGATGCTGGGCGCGGTGGTGCTGGGCTGCGCGCTGGCCGGGCTGGGCGGCGCGCTACAGTTGCCGCGCGAACCGGCGCATCTGCAAATGGACATGAACGTGATCGTCGAAACCTTCGTGGTCGTCGTGACCGGCGGGCTGGGCAGCATCGGCGGCGCGTTTGTCGCGGCCCTGTTGATTGGCCTGGTGCATGCCTTTGGCACCGCTGCGTTTCCCCAAGCGACGCTGGTCGTCGTGTTTTTGACGATGGCGGTGGTGCTGGTGTTCCGGCCGCAGGGGCTCAAGGGCAGTTCGCCAGAGCAGGGCGGCCATCGGGAGGCGGCGCAGAAGTTTCGCGGCCTTCGGCTGGGGCGCGCCTGGACGTCGGTGATTGCGTTGGCCTTCGTGTTGCTGGCTGGACTGGCCTGGTCGGGCGGGGCCTACTGGCAGACGCTCGCCGCCGATGCGCTGATCCTGATGATCTTCGGCATCAGCCTGCAGTCCATGATGGCGCTGGGCGGGCTGGTCAGCTTTGGCCATGCGGCGTTTTTTGCCCTCGGCGCTTACGGCGCGGCGCTGTCGCACAGCCTGTGGGGCGCAACGCTGCCGGTGGCGCTGGCGACTGGCTGCGGCGCGGCGCTGGCCGTCGCTGGCGTGTTCGGCGCGGCGGTGGTCAGGAGCAGCGGCGTGTACCTGGCGATGCTGTCGCTGGCGCTGGCGCAGGTGGTCTGGGCCGGCGCGGCGCAATGGGTGAGCCTGACGGGCGGCGACAACGGGCTGATCGGCCTCGCGCTGGTAACCGACGACGGCCGGCCGGTTTTTTATGCGCTGCTGGTGGCACTGGCCTTGATCGCGGTGTTCGCGCTGCGGTTCTTGAGCCGGTCGGTGATGGGGGCGGCGCTGCAGGCCGTGCGTGATGCACCGTTGCGCGCGGCGGCGTCCGGCTTGTCGGTCGGTTGGCTGAAATACCGCGTTTTTGTCGAAAGCGCGGTGCTGGCGGGCCTGGCGGGTGGGCTGTTTGCGGCCCATAAAGGGGCGGTGTTTCCGTCGCTGGCGGCCGTCTCCACCTCGGTCGATGCCTTGCTGGTGGTGCTGCTGGGCGGTGTGCATCAGCTCTGGGGCGCGGTCGTCGGCAGCCTGGTGCTGACGTATGCAAGCGCCGAGCTGGGCCGCGAAGTGACTTACTGGCGCGGCCTGCTGGGCGTGTTCATCATGCTGATCATGGTGGCTTCGCCGTCGGGGCTGCTGGGCCTGCTTTCACGCTTGGCCGGGCGGCGCCAGCGTGCCATCGCGGGGAGCCGCTGA